The Palaemon carinicauda isolate YSFRI2023 unplaced genomic scaffold, ASM3689809v2 scaffold1224, whole genome shotgun sequence DNA window tggttgttgaacgtcttccccgtgacacattgactccgtaaacaaaaaatcctctaacaaggactaagcttggactgcatgtcatgcaacacagctcaaggtctatgggagcaggtgtggtaacagacgggattagcggctgaagtggaaccattaccttccctgtaagcatgtaatgcttaaataaaagtccataagaggttatgcagctaaaggctccctccaaatgacagagtcctcaagggaatatcagaaggagggagaaaagaactttctcatctacagggaccttatcctagaaaagctaagttctctgagtgagggttcactggtgcaaaagcagcagactagaaggcaacgttatgaaactgcttgacagtctagtgagttggcaacaacccaagatgtgttgagaagcatgcggtaaggtatgcagagcatgatgtatgcagagtatgctgtatgcagagcatgctgtatgtagagcatgttgtatgcagagcatgctgaatgcagagcatgctgtatgcagagcatgttgtatgcagagcatgctgaatgcagagcatgctgaatgctgagcatgtagtaagcagagcctgctgtaagcagagcctgctgtaaggaaagcagagcgtgtgcatggcgtttaacatttctcagaaattccatgaccagtgctagagtgctttatgcatgcttgcatggggtttaaaccatggtatgaaaatggaggtaaggtatgctgaacagcagagtcagaacgagctggaacaacaatagttgtggtttcctcttcaagactccgatgagggaacacctgaggctcagtctgcaaaggctgaataaaagacaagcagaaggaaggcgcatgggtggaggaggctgactcctagcatgagtggttgaacccaagggttgcgcttgctgagcggttggcggaagcggagtagcaagttccagttcctgtggtgtgagcggagcgcgatgaggaagaggctgcgcagaacaaggtaaatgtctcgcaagctgaggctcctgaggcgcaaggctaaggtgttgtggtgcttgccttgtggagggttgagctcgctgcagcaagagctgaggagactgactcatggacgggagaggttgttgtacctcaaccgagtgttgcatcactggtggagcagcaagtggaggcggaggaagagaggtataatcctcctgatcccaatgtaaaggttgccttaaggaaggcggaggttgaacaccacagggaacagcaaactcagcacgtggctcaacatcgtacgcctggcaggtggaactgctggcaggtggtactgcgatcaggtggagcgagtgtaggtggagggagtgtaggcggaggcggaggagcaacactctcagcccgacactcacgcatcaagtccgaaagctgtgcttgcatggactgtagtagagtccacaacatcgtacgcctggcagatggtactgtgatcaggcggagcgagtgtaggtggagggagtgtaggcggaggcggaggagcaacactctcagcccgacactcacgcatcaagtccgaaagctgtgcttgcatggactgtagtagagttcacaacatcgtacgcctggcaggtggtactgtgatcaggtggAGCGAACATaggcggggggggagtgtaggcggaggcggaggcgcaacactctcagcccgacactcacgcatcaagaccgaaagttgtgactgtatggactgcagtagagttaacttggggtcggcagacactaagttctgctgaggtaaagccttaacagcagagatctgttgtggcagaaccttactcctcttaggcggagtgtaatcaactgatgactgaggagagtcagagctaacccaatgactgcattcgggttgtgaactttaacttcgtacgtctggcataggtctggacttaacgtttaaggggtcttgagacctgagaccagcgttactctgcctttattttctcccctaatctcttctgcagacgagcaaaataagggctcaatcgtctgcgggtgggagtgacggtctcggtaagacacgcccacaaccaccgagaatacttctgtgcgccgatcaaggcctgctgaacccttatgcccttcgacattgcttctcccctgggcttgggagcttgcaagaggtcccggactgggaggacgactggcgcgcacaaaagtaccctcacgcactaatcacttatcactttgatttctgtttgcacttatttcactgaactcgaaactttaagtggtttgtacctgaaatacgcaattctatcctttctcaaagttagtaattgcgaaaacagaattacaatgtaacagaaaaatctaatgaaagataattcagtggttggaaagagactaaacactagatcactctagaaacgtttagtttcttcccctaaagagactagggagaagagcaaaaacgataacgacgttactcgtacgcctggcaggcttgaatgaaacgtttatcctctttctccctccgtctctatctctctctctctctctctctcttgacttagaacctgagagaagagcccaatcatatatatcgttaaaacatattattgttaaaggaaaaaaactgaaaagttcctttattaggatcaaaaccattaagttaagaaagaatgaacaaaacgctagacacggttactctactgcaacgtgaaaccgtgaacattctttctctatcgtaacgatagagtgcaagttgaacgttctgaacgtcaacaactgcagagacaaaacaaaacgttagttcaactttgaaaacagtacgagactgtcaaagaaaatctttcaaactctgtggcggaaatagcataatatgttaacaggtaaaaccgaaatgacgggctcaaagtttattaacttcggtaaaagaccgcctactattaggaaggtcgaatataaacaaatataaaaattaattttaatgagtttataataaaaggaagttaatcgaagaggcctataagaggcggagagatataaaataaatctataacttttgttaagcaaaattaagaaagagagtctatactctcttagacaccaacacttccgtctaagggaagggtcggccattgaaaggtgaacgagagttcatactctctcgtcaccataattaatcaaattaattccaaaagctaactaagctaatatagaagtttccagtaaagcgacagccgaaatcaaagagaaatacttcaccaaagtcgtgaaaatactccaagaacataagcgtatcccagaacgtcttgccggaagcacgacagaggaataattgaggaggtgtcaacaagaagtacttgagtacctggccacaggtggcgctggtaaatacacccccttctagtattgtgatagctggcgtatccctccatagaattctgtcgggcaacggagttgacagctacatgattatcgggtaagtttaatattgaaaaaaataccttAAGTCTTTGGTTAAGTGAGgaatgaaagagaaaatatttatagaAGAAGAATGAAACTAAGAGGAATTATGGATATTTAGCTCATTTGTCACATAGGTAATCAAGACGATACAATTTCAGAGAACAGATATTTTTCATACTAAAAACTCGAACCATCCGTAAAGTGAAATAAGAAACTGATTATTGCAACAAACATCCACCAGGTGTCCAAGGCTGGACTCTCGGCAGATACAGTACAAGTTTGGTATGGAACAAGACTCAATGtttatcataaaaagaaatatatttagcaTCCACCATCACGTTCCAACTCTTAAACCATAATTAAAAAATATGTAGCAGTCTTTCCATATCAGAATTTAATTTCCGGTTATCAGAACATAACGTAacaaattcctttttaaataataaTGACATCTAAATTTAATTTTCTGTAGTCTTTCCATATCAGAATTTAATTTCCGGTTATCAGAACATAACGTAACAAATTCCTTTTTAAAAAAGAATGACATCTAAATTTAATATTCCCAAGTTCAAATACAGCACTACGAATCTTCGGCTCTCAGTTTAAAGAGAACTTGAAACAGACGTAAGATacaaacaaaatgggtaaaataaatttCACATTCAATATGTTGTCATTTTAAGGAATACAAACCTCATACAACAGTCATAGACTACTGTATTGCAGCGTAATACATTCTCACAAAATATACAAGAatcgacaaagaaaaaaaatattccaatatttAAAAAATACCAATATTATAACCCTAATTTCAGCTAATTCTTATTCTCTTTTATCTTCTCTAGTAGCGCATCCGCGTCTTCCGTCGTCTTAACCTTAATCAACATCTTAGTTGGCTCTTTCGCTTTTTCAGCATCGGTTTCTATTGGAGGATTAGGAACGCACACGATAATCACACCATTCTTGCCCGCACGAACGGCCGGCACAGAACTATTGAGAATAATGTTaagtaaaatatttcctaaatttgTGTACGCTCTAACCAACAACTGAGTCTTTTCTTCAACCTTTTTGAGATATACCGTGCCTACACCTCTGTCTACGTACGCTCCATCTTTCATGTAAAACAACTTGCATTTCTTATCGTAAAACGAACCCTCTTCCTTAACCTCGTTCACCTCTACTTTCGGGGGTTCATCGCTGGCTTCCTCGGTCTTGTCCCCTTGATCGTTGTTCAACGCAGGTTTTGCGTTTCCTACTCCAAAGCTAAACCCTGCGCCGCCGTCTTTCGAAGACGTGGAGTTCAAACCACCGAATAGGCTCGTGCTATTGCTCTTGCTAGATGAATTGCCAAAGGTTAGTCCCTCCGATTTTGTAGAACTAGAACCGAAACCAGTAAAATTGAACATGGGCGCAGCCTTCTTTTCAGTGTCGTTAGAACTTGACCCAAAAGTAAATATGGATTTGACGTCCGCCGGCTTTTCCGCTGCCGCGGTTTGAAGGCCAAATGTAAAAGGTTTAACTGAAGTGGTTTCTTTGGATACTTCCGTTACTACTGGAGTGTTTTCTTTCCCGACCGCCAAGTCCTTCTTGGATGAATTCATTGCCGAGGCCCCTTCAGATTCCTTGGAGGAACCAGCCTCTGGTGGGTACTTTTTCACCAACTCTGAAAAATGCTTTTTATAGCTGTCGAACACGGGCGTGAGGTTGACGTGCGGGTTTTTATCCAGATGCTTTTTGATCCAGACAAGCACCCCTTCATTCAGTGCTTTGAGATGGGTCAAGAAGATGGCGCTCTTTCCTTCTTCTTCCGAACCCTCTTTGATGTCCATAGCACCGTTCGCTTTAGGTTCAGATCCTTTGGCATTGGAGAAAGCGGAGTCTTGCGTAAGTTTCAGAGGCTGCGATGTCTTCTCCTGAGCGGGATCACTTTTGGAATTCAGTTTCCCGGAGGAGTTGTCCGAGCTCTCCTTCGAGACGCTGTTCAGGAAATTGAATGTGGGTGCGGCGGAAGTTGTCGAAGAGGAATTAAAACTAGAGAAGACAGAAAGACCCTTAAATACCGACGGCGCTTCTGCCTCCCCGTTCGTTCCGCGTCGCCGCGCTGTCTTTATCTTTCTACTCGCCAGCTGTTCTTCCGAGGCTTGTCGGAATGTGCCCATTTCCTCATGTTCTTCTTCGGCTTCCCAGTTGTCGTGGGTCAGTTCTTTTGCTGCTGTGCGCTTCGCCATCTTGATCTGAAGAGAAACATGAAAAAATCAGTCCCGACTTCGCTTGCATTCAGACATTCAATGCtaacatgaataaaaaaattttaaaattccttTTATAAATAAGGTTCAAACAGTATACAGTAATTGAAACACTTGATATGAAATCCCCTGTAAATCATTCAAATGTATtgttatttatacagtacatacatatactgtatacaacaatCCTGATGAAAATGTTATGATGGTTATAAATAATCAGAACAATTACCAGTACTTTTTAACTAAGATTGTTAGAAGTAATTCCACAATCTCTTCTCGGTCAATCTATCTTTACGGACATGAAGAATGCAATAAACCTATATAGTCCTTAATTATATAAATCACACTTCTCTTATCATAGAATCATAATGGAAGAAAGTAACTAAGCAAGCAAGGGCACACATGGCTGACAGCCAGTATTAACTCCTGTCCATCATTATAGTAAAAAATTGTACAactaatctgtatttttcctagcaatacaaatcAGAGTCCTTTAAAATAAGTAGCATGTCTTCATCGTAACTGGATCAGCTGTTGAATGTGTTAAAAAGAGGTGGTTAACGAGAGGCAGTGAGTGAGGACAAGGTGTAAGGTTTTCAGATAGCACTGCAGAGCCGTCGCAGGACACAAAAGCGCCTCTTCTCGTTCGCCACCCGAAGCTCTTCTCGTAGAGAGGGGGCTGTGCCTCGTAACTAAGGGTGATCTTCTTCCACCCCTCAGTTTTGGGAGACTAGGGCAGAGAGAGAGTGCAACTCGCCTACTGTCTTCGGCGATGCTAAAGCTGCAAAAGAGTTTTGAGAGTCAGAACCCTGGCTGACGACATTCTCAAAAGGCTCGAACAGGTACAGTACGCATAAAAATCTCAAGAAAGAGAGTTATGTTCACCTCCTGGGGCTCGCGGTTCCTGGGTGAGCAAGACTCCTCGGAGCTCCTCACGAGCATAGACACCTCCCACGTGAAGGAGGAGGTCAATACCCTTCAGTAGAAAGACTAAGAGAAGCTTCTCTCGGTGAAGGAAGATGAGGAAACCTACAATCTGCGCTTGAGCTGCTGCGACCAGAGAAGTATCCCTTTTACGAGACCAAtcgcagaagatggcccactttcccTGGTAGACGGCTGCAGAGGACAATCTCCTGCAATGATTCGCAAAAAGCCTTTCGCTCGGAGGAGATGCTAAAGGATTCCAACCATAAAGTTTCAGCGACTTCACGGATTGGCAGTACCTACGAAGGGAAGGCTGACAAAGAAGTGTGGGCTATAGGGAGTTTTCTAAGGACAATGACTAGAGCTAACACATTGGGAACCTAATACTTGAGGCCATCTGGGAGCTACCAGGGTTTTCCTAAGTTCTAGCATAATTAACATTCGGTTGATTAAGCTGAAAGGAGGAAAGGTATAACTTTCCAGGTGATCCCATGGGCATTGGAAGGAGTCTTTGAACACAACTTTTGGTCTGGAATGGGGGAACAAAACACGGAGAGCTTCCAGTTTAGCCGACTTGGAGAACCCGGCAGAACCAGAACCCTGTGTATAGTCAGGCTCTTACTCATACCTAGGCGAGCATGTTCCGAAGGATGATTGTACCTATGGTATGGCACTTGCCAACGGTTATGGAAGTGGATACCCAATCCAGAAAAAGAATTGCCCTACGAGAAGGAAAACCCCTATTCAGCGAGAGTCTTTGGACCTTCTGTTGCGCTTGAAATGGAACAAACGTGTTGTTTGCTGACAAGGTGAACGTGAAAAGAAATGCCTGCAATCCACAGTGCGTTCCTTATCTGGGGAGTCTGTAAATGCTAGGTGCGTTGAGTGAGTATTACAAGAAAAACGCTCACAAAACGGAGACGCTAACCTAGTCTCAGGTGCTCTCTCATGTCTGGTACAGATGTTCATACCATTCGTATGAAGGAGAATGCACCTTAGAACGGCTGTGTCCAGAGATGCCATTGACCTTGGTAGAATAACCTTGGTCCGAGGCCTGAGTGCACAGAGGTGATTGTGAGTGTTAGAAGAACAATATCTAACTGCCAAGTATGGATTACAAACACTCAGAACTCACCATGAAAGAAGTTGAActaaaacttgaatgatgatggtgatgaaattgCTGAGCAATAAAAATGACGAAAATGAAGGTGATAATGACTTTAACTGCCCAGCTGATGAGGGCGGTGCCATTTTCTGGGACACTTCTTCCACTTCTTCCGAAGGTGCAACTGTAGTAGTAGCAGaaggaactgttttttttttttttttgcaaatctgcAAAAACATTGTGATTGGCAGTTACGGCCACTACTTTTTCCATTCAAAGAGCATCTCATACCGATTTATGACTTCGTCAACCATGTTGCAGAATTGTAAAGAAGAAACTGTTTGTCGTCCCATCCCTGTGAACCCCTCTTGCAATTCTTTAGCTAGGTTGCAGAGCTTGGCGAACCGTTCCAATGTCAAGCCAGTTTGGTCGACAACTTACTTCCGTTTTTTActgcatttcttcttcttccttgttcGCCGACTTTGTCATATCTTCAAGGTCTGCGTCGGTTAGCAGCTGGGAGTGGCAGTCTAGTAATTTGTCGGTCTCCTGTGTTCATTTCTGCAAAGCCCTTACCTCCAACGATAACAGCCAAATGCACAGCTTTCTATACTGCGGAATGTTGGATTTCGGCAGGTGTGAATCCTTTGTCGTAAACAACCTGGaaccacaacttcttccagctagTGTTAAATGGTGGCAGGCTTCATTTCTCACAATGCCTTCTGGATATTTTGGAGGTATATAGCAATTGTGTACTACAGGCAGTATGCCTTTTAAAGATGAAATCTTTGTCTTCTTGGGCGTCATCCACGGAAGCAACCAGGTTCGCCAGGGCATTCCTCGTGCATAGGAccttgaatgccctgataacccccCCGGGCCATTGGCTGAATATGTGACATTGTGCTGGCCGGCAGGAACTCAATCTGAACAATTCATACGACAGATCAGTAGTGTGGCCACCAGCCTTGtccataaggagaaggattttGAAGGCAATCCCTTCTCTAATAGGTAGACCTTGACTtacgggataaaacactgatggagaCCAGTCGGAGGACAGCATCTTCGTTATCCAGACTTTGGATTGCGTATCCAGTGTATGGATAGCAgtcttgtttttgtttattaaagCTCTTTGGTGTtttgacttgtaaataagccctggCTTTAACAAAAACCCCACGGGTCACACGATCCTTGTCCAGTATGCTTTAAAGCCAGATGCTTTTTCTTCccctttgaacaggaaagttcgcgatggcATTCTTTTCCAAAAGAAGCCTGTCTTGTATTCATATTGAAAACTTTGGATATAATTTTCTTGAAAGTTTCATTGATGTATGTGTCAGTAGTGATTGTGTCAGCAGGagcagcctcgccatgcaaggAAATGCTTTATAGGCCAAAGTGATTCTGAAACTTTATGCAAACCACCCTCTGCCAGCAGAAAACTGCCGTTTTTTACATGGTGAATGCGGATCTTCTACATCGTCTTCATCTTTTTCCACTTCTACGAGGTCGCAACTGTTGTTGTCAGATTCCTTAGCCGGGAAAGTCTTGTACAGCTCCCAGTCTTTGTTTGGATAATGTTCGTATCTAAAGCGATGTTCTTTCGGCAGTCGGCTATCCATATGGCCAAAGTAGCTTCCATACGGACGATTGTTTTATTACAATCTGTAACCACTCTATTTGCCGACTCATTAAAGGTGATGGCAGTCGTCTTCCTAATGTTAGTCTCGTTCTTCTTGTAGTGAACAGTAGATTCATTTTCTTAAAATTGGCGGGCCACAACCGTGAATATTCTCTCTTTCTTCGCACATATCAGTAAGTTTCACCTTCTCGGCGAGCGTAATCATTCTTCGTTTGTGTTTAGGCTCGGTACCAGCCTTGGAAGAAGCAGCTTGGAGCCATTGCCAGGGGTTTAAATTGAATCAAAGTTCAACACAAAGAAACCACAAAAAATCACACAGCACAGCGTAAAGTATACAGCTCGGCAAGAAAGCTTGAAGCAAAGTGACCGTAAGATAGAGACAAGGGGAGATGCTGCGGGATCAGGACCTGAGCATCGGTCAAGCACCACTCACAGGCCCGATTACAAAACGGAAAGCTGTGATTCGTCGTCTACCTCCCATGCACGAATCACAATGCACTTTGTCACCGAGATGGTATGCTGTGTGTTTTACCAACAACGTGACACGTGGTACTGTATGGACATCGCATCCCAGatgattcttttttttatgtcatgTGAGTTACAAGGTCAAATATGTTTCTttgctattttacgcttgttttgttgttcCTAGACTAGGAAATActatttacagtattattattttcatggatTTACCAAGAAATTTTGTCATGTTCATATACCGTGAATCACAGGatacattacagtgaaccctcgtttatcgcggtagataggttccagacgcgggcgcgataggtgaaaatccgcgaagtagtgacaccatatttacctatttattcaacatgtatattcagacttttaaaaccttcccttgtacgtagtactgttaacaaactaccctttaatgtacagaacacttaatgcatgtactacagtaccctaaact harbors:
- the Nup50 gene encoding nuclear pore complex protein Nup50 yields the protein MAKRTAAKELTHDNWEAEEEHEEMGTFRQASEEQLASRKIKTARRRGTNGEAEAPSVFKGLSVFSSFNSSSTTSAAPTFNFLNSVSKESSDNSSGKLNSKSDPAQEKTSQPLKLTQDSAFSNAKGSEPKANGAMDIKEGSEEEGKSAIFLTHLKALNEGVLVWIKKHLDKNPHVNLTPVFDSYKKHFSELVKKYPPEAGSSKESEGASAMNSSKKDLAVGKENTPVVTEVSKETTSVKPFTFGLQTAAAEKPADVKSIFTFGSSSNDTEKKAAPMFNFTGFGSSSTKSEGLTFGNSSSKSNSTSLFGGLNSTSSKDGGAGFSFGVGNAKPALNNDQGDKTEEASDEPPKVEVNEVKEEGSFYDKKCKLFYMKDGAYVDRGVGTVYLKKVEEKTQLLVRAYTNLGNILLNIILNSSVPAVRAGKNGVIIVCVPNPPIETDAEKAKEPTKMLIKVKTTEDADALLEKIKENKN